The following are from one region of the Girardinichthys multiradiatus isolate DD_20200921_A chromosome 9, DD_fGirMul_XY1, whole genome shotgun sequence genome:
- the LOC124873824 gene encoding uncharacterized protein LOC124873824 isoform X4, giving the protein MVHSSSNSPMTTPSASLHLTVSSKAPLLVSCSRGASEQDLNQTSRDLTSHSELSQPFTQSAADAHRHIVTTAKTLNAKSSSASSRLHTQAPSSAQDQLNGRRSGRKRTPKACDCCGPNSRGHNVETSGRGRGRGRGRGRGASRDLGDTPQTKPSQLTAIRNFNLSGENTEEIEDEDIRLGNLQTLVLMADTQPQSPAPKPVPAIKQDGPKNNCGAQTNGAALKKEDVLMAPSGLPVEEEKGGVDKRDVDPTILGPAHGGVIVVRGRGRGAMMGKGQGRGAAMGRGRGRGRAVGRGQAKMEGIVQIISKDKDHFTSLRTGALAESVLVEEPEKIQDVQTVNEHQKNSAAGKILIGNGELVHLSDSEDEMEEDNIVVTELADGVLTIAQKSTILETSEDLDSEMQVDQMHDGIDQVSLPVPLPNGNVASPRNHDQTSLPVEVKTSSSAVLAPLNPITVSMEHSWALRDHRLYCHPCSWAKDEMDKMLIQDQAEDKVMDTDIQNQERLEQLKDAIQEFLESFYIKYGSFIPLTESDVLEHLKKKGNSVVSCNEVDIKGEITRYKAGLASVPVAGFMVTYNKHNLRLEDLGTLEDQNWLNDQVHFFNSFFYKQLVAKGYDGVKRWTKKILCGAQVMPVC; this is encoded by the exons ATGGTTCACAGCAGCTCTAATTCCCCAATGACAACGCCATCTGCCTCGCTTCACCTGACTGTTTCTTCTAAAGCACCTCTTTTGGTGTCGTGTTCCAGAGGTGCTTCAGAACAGGATCTAAACCAGACCTCCAGAGACCTGACTTCCCATTCAGAATTATCACAACCTTTTACTCAGAGTGCTGCTGATGCTCATCGCCATATTGTAACCACGGCAAAAACATTAAACGCTAAGTCAAGTTCAGCATCCAGCCGGCTCCACACACAGGCACCAAGCTCTGCTCAGGACCAACTCAATGGCCGTAGATCAGGCAGGAAAAGGACTCCTAAGGCCTGTGATTGCTGTGGCCCCAACAGTAGGGGGCACAATGTTGAAACCTCAGGCAGAGGTAGGGGAAGGGGTAGAGGTAGAGGGAGGGGAGCAAGCAGAGACCTCGGGGACACCCCTCAAACAAAGCCATCACAGTTGACAGCTATCAGGAACTTTAATTTAAGTGGAGAAAATACAGAGGAAATAGAAGATGAAGATATTAGACTGGGAAATTTACAAACCTTAGTACTTATGGCTGATACCCAGCCACAAAGCCCTGCCCCCAAGCCGGTTCCAGCCATTAAACAAGATGGACCAAAAAATAACTGTGGTGCTCAAACAAATGGAGCCGCACTGAAAAAGGAGGACGTCTTGATGGCACCCTCAGGGTTGCCTGTTGAAGAAGAGAAGGGAGGTGTAGATAAAAGGGATGTGGACCCAACGATTTTAGGACCGGCTCACGGGGGAGTTATAGTGGTCAGAGGTCGAGGTAGGGGAGCAATGATGGGCAAAGGTCAAGGCAGAGGAGCTGCAATGGGGAGAGGTCGAGGCAGGGGAAGAGCGGTAGGCAGAGGTCAAGCAAAAATGGAAGGCATTGTTCAAATAATAAGCAAAGATAAAGACCATTTTACAAGTTTGAGAACAGGTGCCTTAGCTGAGTCAGTGTTGGTGGAAGAACcagagaaaatacaggatgtaCAGACAGTCAATGAACACCAAAAAAACTCAGCTGCAGGTAAAATTCTTATTGGAAATGGAGAATTGGTACACCTGTCTGACTCGGAGGACGAGATGGAGGAAGACAATATAGTTGTGACTGAACTTGCAGATGGGGTGCTGACCATCGCACAGAAATCTACAATATTAGAGACTTCTGAAGACCTGGACTCTGAAATGCAGGTGGACCAAATGCATGATGGTATAGACCAGGTTTCTTTACCAGTACCACTGCCAAATGGAAATGTTGCCTCACCAAGAAACCATGATCAGACATCTTTACCTGTGGAGGTGAAAACCTCCAGCTCCGCTGTGCTTGCTCCTTTAAACCCTATAACAGTTAGCATGGAGCACTCCTGGGCATTAAGAGACCACAGACTGTACTGTCATCCTTGTTCATGGGCAAAAGATGAAATGGATAAAATGCTGATACAAGATCAGGCAGAAGATAAAGTGATGGACACAGATATACAGAATCAAGAGAGATTGGAGCAGCTTAAAGATGCTATCCAAG agTTTCTGGAGAGCTTCTATATAAAATATGGGAGCTTCATTCCTCTTACTGAATCAGATGTCCTGGAACACCTGAAAAAGAAAGGCAACTCTGTTGTCAGCTGCAA TGAGGTGGACATCAAAGGAGAGATAACTCGATACAAGGCTGGCCTGGCATCTGTTCCCGTTGCAGGATTCATGGTCACATATAATAAACACAATCTGAGACTGGAGGACCTTGGCACCCTGGAGGATCAGAACTGGCTTAATGATCAG GTTCattttttcaacagttttttcTACAAGCAGCTGGTTGCCAAAGGTTATGATGGTGTGAAGAGATGGACCAAAAAA
- the LOC124873824 gene encoding uncharacterized protein LOC124873824 isoform X3, translating into MVHSSSNSPMTTPSASLHLTVSSKAPLLVSCSRGASEQDLNQTSRDLTSHSELSQPFTQSAADAHRHIVTTAKTLNAKSSSASSRLHTQAPSSAQDQLNGRRSGRKRTPKACDCCGPNSRGHNVETSGRGRGRGRGRGRGASRDLGDTPQTKPSQLTAIRNFNLSGENTEEIEDEDIRLGNLQTLVLMADTQPQSPAPKPVPAIKQDGPKNNCGAQTNGAALKKEDVLMAPSGLPVEEEKGGVDKRDVDPTILGPAHGGVIVVRGRGRGAMMGKGQGRGAAMGRGRGRGRAVGRGQAKMEGIVQIISKDKDHFTSLRTGALAESVLVEEPEKIQDVQTVNEHQKNSAAGKILIGNGELVHLSDSEDEMEEDNIVVTELADGVLTIAQKSTILETSEDLDSEMQVDQMHDGIDQVSLPVPLPNGNVASPRNHDQTSLPVEVKTSSSAVLAPLNPITVSMEHSWALRDHRLYCHPCSWAKDEMDKMLIQDQAEDKVMDTDIQNQERLEQLKDAIQEFLESFYIKYGSFIPLTESDVLEHLKKKGNSVVSCNEVDIKGEITRYKAGLASVPVAGFMVTYNKHNLRLEDLGTLEDQNWLNDQIINMYGELIMDVAEHKVHFFNSFFYKQLVAKGYDGVKRWTKKILCGAQVMPVC; encoded by the exons ATGGTTCACAGCAGCTCTAATTCCCCAATGACAACGCCATCTGCCTCGCTTCACCTGACTGTTTCTTCTAAAGCACCTCTTTTGGTGTCGTGTTCCAGAGGTGCTTCAGAACAGGATCTAAACCAGACCTCCAGAGACCTGACTTCCCATTCAGAATTATCACAACCTTTTACTCAGAGTGCTGCTGATGCTCATCGCCATATTGTAACCACGGCAAAAACATTAAACGCTAAGTCAAGTTCAGCATCCAGCCGGCTCCACACACAGGCACCAAGCTCTGCTCAGGACCAACTCAATGGCCGTAGATCAGGCAGGAAAAGGACTCCTAAGGCCTGTGATTGCTGTGGCCCCAACAGTAGGGGGCACAATGTTGAAACCTCAGGCAGAGGTAGGGGAAGGGGTAGAGGTAGAGGGAGGGGAGCAAGCAGAGACCTCGGGGACACCCCTCAAACAAAGCCATCACAGTTGACAGCTATCAGGAACTTTAATTTAAGTGGAGAAAATACAGAGGAAATAGAAGATGAAGATATTAGACTGGGAAATTTACAAACCTTAGTACTTATGGCTGATACCCAGCCACAAAGCCCTGCCCCCAAGCCGGTTCCAGCCATTAAACAAGATGGACCAAAAAATAACTGTGGTGCTCAAACAAATGGAGCCGCACTGAAAAAGGAGGACGTCTTGATGGCACCCTCAGGGTTGCCTGTTGAAGAAGAGAAGGGAGGTGTAGATAAAAGGGATGTGGACCCAACGATTTTAGGACCGGCTCACGGGGGAGTTATAGTGGTCAGAGGTCGAGGTAGGGGAGCAATGATGGGCAAAGGTCAAGGCAGAGGAGCTGCAATGGGGAGAGGTCGAGGCAGGGGAAGAGCGGTAGGCAGAGGTCAAGCAAAAATGGAAGGCATTGTTCAAATAATAAGCAAAGATAAAGACCATTTTACAAGTTTGAGAACAGGTGCCTTAGCTGAGTCAGTGTTGGTGGAAGAACcagagaaaatacaggatgtaCAGACAGTCAATGAACACCAAAAAAACTCAGCTGCAGGTAAAATTCTTATTGGAAATGGAGAATTGGTACACCTGTCTGACTCGGAGGACGAGATGGAGGAAGACAATATAGTTGTGACTGAACTTGCAGATGGGGTGCTGACCATCGCACAGAAATCTACAATATTAGAGACTTCTGAAGACCTGGACTCTGAAATGCAGGTGGACCAAATGCATGATGGTATAGACCAGGTTTCTTTACCAGTACCACTGCCAAATGGAAATGTTGCCTCACCAAGAAACCATGATCAGACATCTTTACCTGTGGAGGTGAAAACCTCCAGCTCCGCTGTGCTTGCTCCTTTAAACCCTATAACAGTTAGCATGGAGCACTCCTGGGCATTAAGAGACCACAGACTGTACTGTCATCCTTGTTCATGGGCAAAAGATGAAATGGATAAAATGCTGATACAAGATCAGGCAGAAGATAAAGTGATGGACACAGATATACAGAATCAAGAGAGATTGGAGCAGCTTAAAGATGCTATCCAAG agTTTCTGGAGAGCTTCTATATAAAATATGGGAGCTTCATTCCTCTTACTGAATCAGATGTCCTGGAACACCTGAAAAAGAAAGGCAACTCTGTTGTCAGCTGCAA TGAGGTGGACATCAAAGGAGAGATAACTCGATACAAGGCTGGCCTGGCATCTGTTCCCGTTGCAGGATTCATGGTCACATATAATAAACACAATCTGAGACTGGAGGACCTTGGCACCCTGGAGGATCAGAACTGGCTTAATGATCAG ATTATTAACATGTATGGAGAGCTGATTATGGATGTAGCAGAGCACAag GTTCattttttcaacagttttttcTACAAGCAGCTGGTTGCCAAAGGTTATGATGGTGTGAAGAGATGGACCAAAAAA